One window from the genome of Petrotoga miotherma DSM 10691 encodes:
- a CDS encoding P-II family nitrogen regulator — protein sequence MGYKKIECFIRPEKFEEVIVGLEKVGIEGINVDKIYGYGSQKGEEKEVEKYKQKKEYEVKFKEKIKLEIVTEESKVEKIIETIKTHAQTGKIGDGKIYITPVEESIKIRTT from the coding sequence ATGGGATACAAAAAAATTGAATGCTTTATTAGGCCAGAAAAATTTGAGGAAGTTATTGTAGGATTAGAAAAAGTAGGTATCGAGGGCATTAATGTTGATAAGATCTATGGATATGGTAGTCAAAAAGGTGAGGAAAAAGAGGTAGAAAAATACAAACAAAAAAAAGAATATGAAGTAAAATTCAAGGAAAAGATCAAGTTAGAAATAGTTACCGAAGAAAGTAAAGTTGAAAAAATTATAGAAACTATAAAAACACATGCACAAACAGGTAAGATAGGTGATGGAAAGATTTATATTACACCGGTAGAAGAAAGTATAAAAATACGAACCACTTAA
- a CDS encoding inositol monophosphatase family protein, which translates to MTKNDFIEIKRIVYDAGEKLKVWSTENFHVNSKKSRTDLVTDVDYQIQEYLIEEINKSFPNSLFLAEESGLTQTPDKNEYWVIDPIDGTVNFSRGLPEHCISVAYVENKEPTIGIIYSPFMNLFYSATKNNGAYLNDERLKPNWAKNFEDAMISLGNERGNTYKYFKALEEKVMRIRLFGTAALQIAYVASGFLDAFISIRSHPWDVAAGHLILEEAGGEIVDINGKNVNIFQADALYCNPYIIQDLINNLKNIQKFQ; encoded by the coding sequence TTGACAAAAAATGATTTCATTGAAATAAAAAGAATAGTTTATGATGCGGGAGAAAAATTAAAAGTGTGGAGCACCGAGAATTTCCATGTTAATTCAAAAAAATCTCGAACCGATCTTGTAACCGATGTAGATTACCAAATACAGGAATACCTAATAGAAGAGATAAATAAAAGTTTCCCAAATTCATTATTTTTAGCAGAAGAATCAGGACTAACCCAAACTCCTGATAAAAACGAATATTGGGTTATAGACCCTATAGACGGTACGGTAAATTTTTCAAGGGGTTTGCCAGAACATTGTATCTCAGTAGCATATGTTGAAAACAAAGAACCAACGATAGGTATCATCTATTCACCTTTTATGAACCTTTTTTACTCTGCCACAAAAAACAATGGCGCTTATTTAAACGATGAAAGATTGAAACCAAACTGGGCAAAAAATTTTGAAGATGCTATGATTTCTCTTGGAAATGAGAGAGGGAATACATACAAATATTTCAAAGCGTTGGAAGAAAAAGTTATGAGGATTAGATTGTTTGGTACCGCTGCCTTGCAGATCGCTTATGTGGCATCGGGTTTTTTGGATGCTTTCATATCTATAAGATCTCATCCATGGGATGTAGCAGCAGGTCATTTAATATTAGAGGAAGCTGGCGGGGAAATTGTAGATATCAATGGAAAAAATGTAAATATTTTCCAGGCGGATGCTCTTTACTGCAATCCTTACATTATTCAAGATTTGATAAATAATTTAAAAAATATTCAAAAATTTCAATGA
- a CDS encoding alpha-amylase family glycosyl hydrolase, translating into MKIIDNKIEVITELWNKLYSDNYKLEILLDFLKSKKDSFTYTPKDKFWYKKGLVYSTYVDLFAGDFDKMKEKLDYLSNLGVTILWLLPILQSPMKDQGFDISDFYKVRDELGGNESFFEFINLAHEKGIKILFDVAINHTSDEHPWFQEAKKSKDSKYRDYYIWSDTDKKYSQARLLFKGMVNSNWTYNPETKDYYFHRFYEIQPDLNYKNPDVLIEMIKVFTFWKEHGVDGFRMDAAPFLWKEEGTSCENLIQTHWILKIFRAALDYLKEGTALIAEANQPPKDVVAYFGNADECQVAYHFPVMPKIFLSIAEGAPNYIINTLSERVTPPIPEDCQWFVFLRCHDELTLEFVDPEERAKILKYYLLDERWNFREGEGIAGRLYNQMGKDYKKVLLAYSILFSLDGTPINYYGDEIGMENDEEFYKKMTEKIGYKDSRFFNRGPFDEEKRKEALNIANSDSYSYKIFHGIKKMLDLKKENEDLFSEKPIYENIDGVFKVTRKKANKSIVIYNNLTAESKSLDNITLQPYEYVWKIS; encoded by the coding sequence GTGAAAATAATAGACAATAAAATAGAAGTAATAACCGAACTTTGGAACAAACTGTATTCTGATAACTATAAATTGGAAATTCTCTTAGACTTTTTAAAATCAAAAAAAGATTCTTTCACATATACGCCAAAAGATAAATTTTGGTACAAGAAAGGTTTGGTCTATTCAACTTATGTTGATCTTTTCGCCGGTGATTTTGACAAAATGAAAGAAAAATTAGATTATTTGAGTAATTTAGGTGTAACTATCTTATGGCTTCTTCCTATTTTACAGTCCCCAATGAAAGACCAAGGATTCGATATTTCAGATTTTTACAAAGTTCGAGATGAATTGGGTGGTAACGAAAGTTTTTTTGAATTCATCAACCTTGCCCACGAAAAAGGTATAAAGATCCTTTTTGATGTTGCAATAAACCATACTTCTGATGAACATCCATGGTTTCAAGAGGCAAAAAAATCAAAAGATTCTAAGTATAGGGATTATTACATATGGAGTGACACCGATAAAAAATACTCCCAGGCCCGACTGCTTTTTAAAGGGATGGTAAACAGCAACTGGACCTACAACCCTGAAACGAAAGACTATTACTTTCATAGATTTTACGAAATACAGCCGGACTTAAATTACAAAAATCCTGATGTTTTGATAGAGATGATAAAAGTTTTTACCTTCTGGAAAGAACACGGTGTAGATGGTTTTCGAATGGATGCAGCACCATTTTTGTGGAAAGAAGAAGGTACTAGCTGTGAAAATTTAATTCAAACTCACTGGATTTTAAAAATATTCAGGGCAGCTTTAGATTACCTAAAAGAAGGAACCGCATTGATAGCAGAAGCTAATCAACCTCCTAAAGACGTCGTTGCGTATTTTGGTAATGCTGACGAATGCCAGGTTGCATACCATTTCCCCGTTATGCCAAAAATTTTCTTGTCTATTGCTGAAGGGGCACCAAATTATATAATAAATACTCTTTCTGAAAGAGTTACCCCGCCTATTCCAGAAGATTGCCAATGGTTCGTTTTTCTAAGATGCCACGACGAATTAACCTTAGAATTCGTTGACCCAGAAGAAAGAGCGAAGATATTGAAATATTATCTTCTAGATGAAAGATGGAACTTCAGAGAAGGAGAAGGGATCGCGGGAAGATTGTACAACCAAATGGGTAAGGATTATAAAAAAGTGCTTTTAGCTTATTCAATTTTGTTTTCTTTGGACGGAACACCAATAAATTATTATGGTGATGAAATAGGGATGGAGAACGACGAGGAATTCTATAAAAAAATGACCGAAAAAATAGGCTACAAAGATTCAAGATTTTTCAACAGGGGACCTTTCGACGAAGAGAAAAGAAAAGAGGCTCTAAACATCGCTAACAGTGATAGTTATAGTTATAAGATTTTTCATGGAATAAAAAAGATGCTTGATTTGAAGAAGGAAAACGAAGATCTATTTTCAGAAAAACCAATCTACGAAAATATCGACGGGGTATTTAAAGTTACAAGAAAAAAAGCAAATAAAAGTATTGTTATTTATAACAACTTGACCGCTGAAAGCAAATCATTAGATAATATCACTTTGCAACCTTATGAATATGTGTGGAAAATAAGTTAA
- a CDS encoding glucose-1-phosphate thymidylyltransferase: MKALILCAGKGTRLRPLTFTNAKPLIPIANKPTIMYSLEKIRDAGVTEIGLVVNSENIEDFKNVLGDGSQLGIKLSYIIQEHPKGLAHAVKVSKEFLDNDDFIMYLGDNLVNFDLKNFIDQFKQGNYESFILLTSVDNPSQFGIAVMEDSKVTKVVEKPKDAPSNLAIIGVYIFTPKVFEAIENIQPSWRGELEITDAIQWLIDNSNNVGAHIVEGWWKDTGKPEDLIEANRTILSTLKEQKIEGEIRSDSSVQGMVHIGKNTKIMNSIIRGPVIIGENVTISNAYIGPYTSIGDSAYINSSEIENSIILSYANISNVYIRIESSIIGENSKIFSTERKPYSLKLVIGDYSNIQIPK, from the coding sequence ATGAAAGCATTAATACTCTGTGCAGGAAAGGGAACAAGACTTCGACCACTAACCTTCACGAACGCAAAACCATTGATACCAATAGCTAACAAACCAACCATCATGTACAGCTTGGAAAAAATAAGAGACGCAGGGGTTACAGAGATCGGTTTGGTAGTAAATTCAGAAAATATAGAAGATTTTAAAAATGTCTTAGGAGATGGAAGTCAATTAGGTATAAAATTATCATATATAATACAAGAGCATCCAAAAGGTTTGGCGCATGCGGTAAAGGTCTCAAAAGAATTCCTTGATAATGATGACTTTATAATGTATCTAGGGGATAACCTTGTAAATTTTGATCTTAAAAATTTTATAGACCAGTTTAAGCAAGGAAATTATGAATCTTTTATTCTCTTGACTTCCGTCGATAACCCTTCACAATTTGGAATAGCAGTGATGGAAGATTCGAAAGTGACAAAAGTTGTCGAAAAACCAAAAGATGCTCCATCAAATCTCGCAATAATTGGGGTTTACATATTCACCCCAAAGGTTTTTGAGGCAATTGAAAACATTCAACCTTCATGGAGAGGGGAACTTGAAATAACCGATGCCATTCAATGGTTAATAGATAATTCAAACAACGTTGGAGCTCACATAGTAGAGGGATGGTGGAAAGATACCGGAAAACCTGAAGATTTAATCGAAGCGAATAGAACAATTCTTAGTACCTTAAAAGAACAAAAAATAGAAGGAGAAATAAGATCAGATTCTTCAGTCCAAGGAATGGTACACATCGGGAAAAATACAAAGATAATGAATTCTATCATCAGAGGACCTGTAATAATTGGAGAAAACGTTACAATAAGTAATGCGTACATAGGGCCATACACAAGTATTGGCGATAGTGCATACATAAACTCTTCAGAGATTGAAAACAGTATAATTTTAAGTTATGCAAATATTTCAAATGTGTATATAAGGATAGAATCATCTATTATTGGAGAAAATTCAAAGATTTTTTCTACAGAACGAAAACCATATTCACTAAAATTGGTGATAGGCGATTATAGCAATATACAAATACCGAAATAA
- a CDS encoding polysaccharide biosynthesis protein has product MKHLSKRSFRLMIIDYILFFLAYIVAMFIRFQFDFVEMRKYISPIFFFPLIMVIVFYYSGIYRYIWRFATLNELRPVFNSGFIGFLINFFVFEFIRRYISDIFTLPFSVAATASVVGVVFVSASRIYWFSRHSRNYKKRLNGIKNILIIGAGDAGTELLGEYERHPEEGSVVGFLDDDPEKIGRNIRGYPVLGKINQVMDFVEKYNVEEVIIAIPSASSDQIKKIIDYVDTTKVRLKTLPGILEILDNKLSLGFLREVDISDLLGRKEVSVDLKEIKDYIKGKKILVTGAGGSIGSEICRQVLPMGPKALFLLGKGENSIFEISNELRDKFSDAFIEEIIADVSDENRMRYLFSKYKFDVVFHAAAHKHVPLMQKNPTEAFRVNTIGTYTVAKLSGEYNVERFVFISTDKAIKPTSIMGASKRLGEIIVKTLSNFHQTKYGIVRFGNVLGSRGSVIPIFKEQIQKGGPVTVTHPNMKRYFMTIPEAVSLVLQCGQFAQKAEIFVLEMGEPVNIDRLARDLIRLSGYIPDQDIKIVYTGIRPGEKLYEEIFLEDEDYEKTRNRRIFISKSNNNEINKEKLNELIGRINIMIKNNDYNSAIEIIKDYIPDSNISNISEGALITTTIKQGGKKL; this is encoded by the coding sequence ATGAAACATTTGTCTAAAAGATCTTTTAGATTGATGATAATTGACTATATTTTGTTTTTCCTTGCTTACATTGTTGCAATGTTCATAAGGTTTCAATTTGACTTTGTGGAGATGAGAAAGTACATCTCCCCCATCTTTTTCTTTCCTTTGATTATGGTAATTGTTTTTTATTACTCTGGAATATATAGATATATTTGGAGATTTGCCACTCTTAACGAATTAAGACCTGTATTTAACAGTGGTTTCATAGGTTTTCTTATCAACTTTTTTGTTTTTGAGTTTATAAGAAGATATATAAGCGATATTTTCACTCTTCCTTTCAGTGTGGCAGCAACCGCATCGGTGGTTGGAGTAGTCTTTGTTTCAGCTAGTAGGATATATTGGTTTTCAAGGCATTCTCGAAATTATAAAAAGCGATTAAACGGAATCAAAAATATCCTTATAATAGGAGCAGGCGATGCAGGAACAGAATTATTGGGAGAATACGAGAGGCATCCAGAAGAGGGATCAGTTGTAGGGTTTTTGGATGATGACCCAGAAAAGATAGGAAGAAACATTCGAGGCTATCCTGTATTGGGGAAAATAAACCAAGTTATGGATTTTGTGGAAAAATACAACGTTGAAGAGGTTATAATAGCTATTCCCAGTGCTTCATCAGATCAGATAAAAAAAATCATCGATTATGTTGATACAACAAAGGTTAGGTTAAAAACTTTGCCTGGAATCTTGGAAATTTTAGATAACAAGCTATCGCTTGGTTTTCTGCGAGAGGTTGATATTTCCGATTTACTGGGTAGAAAGGAAGTGAGCGTTGATTTAAAAGAGATCAAAGATTACATAAAAGGCAAAAAAATACTGGTTACAGGAGCAGGGGGAAGCATAGGTTCTGAAATATGTAGACAGGTTTTACCAATGGGTCCCAAAGCTCTTTTTTTACTTGGAAAAGGTGAAAACAGTATTTTTGAAATATCAAATGAACTGAGAGACAAGTTTTCAGATGCGTTTATAGAAGAAATTATCGCGGATGTATCAGATGAAAATAGAATGAGGTATTTATTTTCAAAATATAAATTTGATGTTGTTTTTCATGCCGCTGCCCATAAACATGTACCTCTCATGCAAAAAAACCCAACTGAGGCCTTCAGAGTCAATACAATTGGAACTTACACCGTAGCAAAACTTTCAGGAGAATATAATGTAGAAAGATTTGTATTTATCTCCACAGACAAAGCCATCAAACCAACATCCATAATGGGTGCTTCAAAGAGACTTGGGGAAATTATAGTAAAGACATTGTCTAACTTTCATCAAACAAAGTATGGAATAGTAAGGTTCGGGAACGTTTTAGGAAGTAGAGGGAGTGTAATTCCAATTTTCAAAGAACAGATACAAAAGGGTGGTCCCGTTACTGTTACACATCCCAATATGAAAAGGTATTTCATGACCATTCCTGAGGCTGTCTCTTTAGTATTACAATGTGGACAGTTTGCTCAAAAGGCTGAAATATTTGTTTTAGAAATGGGAGAGCCTGTCAATATTGATCGATTAGCCAGGGATTTGATCAGACTTTCCGGATACATCCCTGACCAAGATATAAAAATAGTTTATACAGGCATCAGGCCTGGTGAGAAATTATATGAAGAAATATTCTTGGAAGATGAAGATTACGAAAAAACTAGAAACAGACGAATATTTATTTCAAAATCTAACAACAATGAAATAAATAAAGAGAAACTAAACGAATTGATAGGGCGAATAAATATTATGATAAAAAACAACGATTACAACAGTGCTATTGAAATAATAAAAGATTACATACCAGATTCAAATATATCAAATATCAGCGAAGGGGCGCTAATAACTACAACAATCAAACAAGGAGGCAAAAAGCTATGA